A single window of BD1-7 clade bacterium DNA harbors:
- the metH gene encoding Methionine synthase gives MAAQSAIFDTLKSLLDKRILIIDGAMGTMIQRYDLQDKDYRGERFEDFPSDLKGNNDLLSLTRPDIIKDIHRAYLKAGADVIETNSFNATKIAQGDYNLESIAYELNVESARLAREAADEYTAQDPSKPRFVAGVVGPTPKTASISPDVNDPAARNVTFDELVADYEEATHGLIEGGTDIILIETIFDTLNAKAAIFAVQNVFEERGEELPIMISVTFPDISGRVLSGQSPEAFWNSIAHAKPLLVGSNCGRAFKEIRPFVEELAKAADCYFSGHFNAGLPNEFGQYDELPEILSGEVGEFAEQGWLNMIGGCCGTTPEHIQAITDAVDGKTPRTISVSEPACRLSGLEPFNITKDSLFVNVGERCNVTGSAKFKRLIIEEDYETALQVARDQVENGAQIIDINMDEGMLDSKAAMVKFLNLIASEPEISRVPIMVDSSKWDIIEAGLKCIQGKPVVNSISMKEGEADFIEKATLCKRYGAAVVVMAFDETGQADTEARKNEICARSYDILVNKVGFNPADIIFDPNIFAVATGIEEHNNYAVDFINSCEFIKRELPHALISGGVSNVSFSFRGNNPVREAIHSVFLYHAIQNGLSMGIVNAGQLAVYDDLPAELKEAVETVIMNTSDDGTEKLLDIAEKYRGDGSAKVEADTQAWRELSVNDRLTHSLVKGITTFITEDTEEARLGFDRAIEVIEGPLMDGMNVVGDLFGSGKMFLPQVVKSARVMKQAVAYLLPFIEDEKDGVVESNGKILMATVKGDVHDIGKNIVGVVLQCNNFEVIDMGVMVPCEEILKKAKAENVDLIGLSGLITPSLDEMVHVASEMQRQGFDVPLMIGGATTSKAHTAVKIEQKYNNDQVVYVADASRSVSVATNLLTSTLKQKFVDDLKAEYDVVRERTSKRSANKASLKIDKARANKADIDWSAFSSVEPTFTGTKVFDDIDLRELRDTIDWTPFFISWELAGKYPKIFDDEIIGEQAKELYANAQEMLDMIIEKKLLQAKAVIGFWPANQVNHDDIEVYDADGNVLKTLHHLRQQAEKPAGVPNLSLADFVAPKGQQDYIGGFVVTAGINAEEIAKAYEAEHDDYNAIMVKALADRLAESLAEYMHLQVRTEHWGYVGNESWSNEDLIREKYEGIRPAPGYPACPDHTEKGKLFELLDATAAIGVVLTEHYAMMPTAAVSGWYLSHPQSKYFAVGKIDQDQVTSIAERKGQTLDEVHKWLRPNLSYEA, from the coding sequence ATGGCCGCCCAATCTGCCATTTTCGACACTCTGAAATCACTGCTCGACAAGCGCATCCTCATTATTGATGGTGCCATGGGCACCATGATTCAGCGCTACGACCTGCAGGATAAAGACTATCGCGGCGAGCGCTTCGAAGATTTTCCATCTGATTTAAAAGGCAACAACGACCTTCTGTCGCTAACACGCCCCGACATCATTAAAGATATTCACCGTGCCTACCTGAAAGCGGGCGCAGATGTAATCGAGACCAACTCGTTTAATGCCACCAAGATTGCGCAAGGCGACTACAACCTCGAATCAATCGCCTACGAATTGAATGTCGAATCAGCCAGGCTCGCTCGTGAAGCTGCGGACGAATACACTGCCCAAGATCCCAGCAAACCGCGCTTTGTAGCTGGTGTTGTTGGCCCTACTCCCAAAACTGCGTCTATCTCACCGGATGTTAACGACCCGGCGGCACGCAACGTTACGTTTGACGAACTGGTTGCCGACTATGAAGAAGCCACACACGGCCTGATTGAAGGCGGCACCGACATTATTCTAATCGAAACCATCTTCGATACGCTGAATGCCAAAGCCGCCATCTTTGCAGTTCAGAACGTATTTGAAGAACGCGGTGAAGAACTACCGATTATGATTTCGGTCACCTTCCCAGATATCAGTGGTCGTGTATTATCCGGCCAAAGCCCAGAAGCCTTCTGGAACTCAATCGCCCACGCCAAACCATTGTTGGTTGGCTCTAACTGCGGTCGCGCGTTTAAAGAAATTCGTCCATTTGTCGAAGAACTCGCAAAAGCAGCTGATTGCTACTTCTCTGGCCACTTCAATGCCGGCCTGCCTAACGAGTTTGGCCAATACGACGAACTACCTGAAATCCTGAGTGGTGAAGTCGGTGAATTTGCCGAGCAAGGCTGGTTGAACATGATTGGGGGCTGCTGTGGTACGACACCTGAGCACATCCAAGCCATTACAGATGCCGTAGACGGTAAAACGCCACGTACTATTTCCGTCAGCGAACCAGCCTGTCGGCTAAGTGGCTTAGAGCCTTTCAACATCACTAAAGACTCGTTGTTCGTTAACGTCGGCGAGCGCTGCAACGTTACCGGCTCTGCCAAATTCAAACGCCTGATTATCGAAGAAGATTACGAAACCGCCCTGCAAGTGGCACGTGACCAAGTTGAAAACGGTGCTCAAATCATCGATATCAACATGGATGAAGGCATGTTGGATTCCAAGGCAGCGATGGTGAAGTTTTTAAACTTGATCGCCTCCGAGCCTGAAATCTCCCGTGTGCCCATCATGGTCGACTCCTCGAAATGGGACATCATCGAAGCTGGCCTGAAGTGCATTCAAGGCAAGCCTGTTGTTAACTCTATCAGCATGAAAGAAGGTGAGGCAGATTTCATCGAAAAGGCCACATTGTGCAAACGTTACGGCGCCGCTGTTGTGGTTATGGCGTTTGATGAAACTGGCCAAGCAGACACTGAAGCCCGCAAAAATGAAATCTGTGCCCGATCGTACGACATTCTGGTGAACAAGGTCGGCTTCAATCCGGCAGATATCATCTTTGATCCGAATATTTTCGCCGTCGCAACCGGTATTGAAGAGCACAACAACTATGCAGTGGATTTCATCAACAGCTGTGAATTCATTAAGCGTGAATTACCGCACGCGTTGATCTCCGGTGGTGTGAGTAACGTTTCGTTCTCTTTCCGCGGTAATAACCCGGTACGTGAAGCGATTCACTCGGTATTCTTGTATCACGCGATTCAAAACGGCCTCTCAATGGGTATCGTCAATGCTGGCCAATTGGCGGTATACGATGATTTGCCAGCGGAGCTAAAAGAAGCGGTTGAAACCGTGATTATGAACACCTCTGACGACGGCACTGAAAAACTGCTCGATATTGCAGAAAAATACCGCGGTGACGGCAGTGCCAAAGTTGAAGCGGACACCCAAGCGTGGCGCGAACTTAGCGTCAACGATCGACTAACGCACTCGCTGGTTAAAGGTATCACTACATTTATTACCGAAGACACCGAAGAAGCTCGCTTAGGCTTTGATCGCGCCATTGAAGTGATCGAAGGCCCATTGATGGATGGCATGAACGTGGTCGGCGACTTGTTCGGCTCCGGTAAAATGTTCTTGCCGCAGGTGGTAAAAAGCGCGCGTGTTATGAAACAAGCCGTTGCCTACTTACTGCCATTTATAGAAGACGAAAAAGATGGCGTTGTTGAGAGCAACGGCAAAATCTTGATGGCGACGGTTAAAGGTGACGTACACGATATCGGCAAAAACATTGTTGGCGTTGTACTGCAATGTAATAACTTCGAAGTTATCGATATGGGCGTAATGGTGCCGTGTGAAGAGATTCTGAAGAAAGCCAAGGCAGAAAACGTTGATTTGATCGGCTTATCCGGCTTAATCACACCATCGTTGGATGAAATGGTTCACGTTGCCAGTGAAATGCAGCGTCAAGGCTTTGATGTGCCACTAATGATTGGCGGGGCAACCACGTCAAAAGCGCACACTGCCGTTAAAATTGAACAGAAATACAACAACGATCAAGTCGTCTACGTTGCCGATGCATCACGTTCAGTATCTGTAGCAACCAACTTGCTGACATCAACATTGAAACAGAAATTCGTTGATGACCTTAAAGCCGAATACGACGTTGTGCGTGAACGCACCTCAAAGCGCAGCGCCAACAAAGCCTCACTAAAAATCGATAAAGCACGCGCCAATAAAGCCGATATCGATTGGAGTGCATTTAGCTCGGTTGAACCAACCTTCACCGGCACCAAAGTATTTGATGATATCGATTTGCGTGAGCTGCGCGATACGATCGACTGGACGCCGTTCTTTATCTCATGGGAACTCGCCGGCAAGTACCCGAAGATCTTTGACGATGAAATCATTGGCGAACAAGCCAAAGAGCTCTATGCCAACGCGCAAGAAATGCTCGATATGATCATCGAGAAAAAACTCCTACAAGCCAAAGCCGTTATCGGCTTCTGGCCTGCCAACCAAGTTAATCATGACGACATTGAAGTTTACGATGCCGATGGCAATGTACTGAAAACGTTGCACCACCTGCGCCAACAGGCGGAAAAACCCGCCGGTGTGCCAAACCTTAGCCTCGCCGACTTTGTTGCCCCTAAAGGACAGCAAGATTACATCGGTGGCTTTGTTGTCACTGCTGGTATCAACGCAGAAGAGATCGCTAAGGCATACGAAGCTGAGCATGATGATTACAACGCCATCATGGTGAAGGCACTTGCCGATCGCTTGGCAGAATCGCTCGCAGAATACATGCATTTGCAAGTACGTACCGAGCACTGGGGTTACGTCGGCAATGAAAGCTGGAGCAACGAAGACCTAATTCGCGAGAAGTACGAAGGTATCCGCCCTGCTCCCGGCTACCCTGCTTGCCCGGATCACACCGAAAAAGGCAAATTGTTTGAGCTATTGGACGCAACCGCAGCCATTGGCGTGGTACTAACCGAGCACTACGCAATGATGCCAACGGCTGCGGTGAGTGGCTGGTACCTTTCACATCCTCAGAGCAAGTATTTCGCTGTCGGTAAAATCGATCAGGATCAGGTCACTTCCATTGCTGAACGTAAAGGTCAGACATTGGATGAAGTACACAAATGGCTGCGCCCGAATCTATCTTATGAGGCTTAA
- a CDS encoding Cyclic di-GMP phosphodiesterase, which yields MEVVEHKIPIGDLKIGMYVSRLDRPWLETPFKIQGLMIKHHEEILQLEKYCDHVFVDVLKGRSPADAKNNYIGRKPAPPPKYAFTPMDVRHGTYREAVNFEAESKNANQVSDDVNKALTTITQQISRGSAFEEKPVRNVASNIVSSVIRNPDVMAWLTRVRLTDDYLHHHSIRCSVWAALLGRHIGLRRLDLELLTQAMLLKDIGKTRLPDEIISKDERSLNTEQRVIYRKHVAMSVQLIRQISGINPKIFPIIGAHRERYDGSGYPRQLKGDSIPLLAIIGGLATYYDELTNPRDIRTSISPSSAVNLLYEKRNTLFQEDIVVEFIQALGLYPAGSIVELNTGELAVVVEQYSERRLRPRIVVVTDKQKTPLANMNSVDLLEDALAPQEKQQLDKKSKRAKLPLVYIVRDLHQDEYPLDLLRVKEKLFIPNKKRFGFFSFK from the coding sequence ATGGAAGTGGTTGAGCACAAAATACCTATCGGTGATCTTAAAATCGGTATGTATGTGAGCCGGCTTGATAGGCCTTGGCTGGAGACCCCTTTTAAGATCCAGGGCTTGATGATCAAGCATCATGAAGAAATCCTGCAGCTTGAAAAATATTGCGATCACGTTTTTGTTGACGTATTAAAAGGCCGCAGCCCCGCTGATGCCAAGAATAATTACATCGGGCGCAAACCCGCGCCACCGCCAAAATATGCTTTCACACCGATGGATGTGCGTCACGGAACGTATCGTGAAGCAGTGAATTTTGAAGCAGAAAGCAAAAACGCCAATCAAGTCAGCGACGATGTCAATAAAGCGCTGACAACGATAACCCAACAGATCAGTCGCGGATCGGCCTTTGAAGAAAAGCCGGTGCGTAATGTTGCCTCGAATATCGTCAGCAGTGTGATTCGTAACCCGGATGTTATGGCATGGCTAACACGCGTTCGTTTGACGGATGATTATCTGCATCATCATTCTATTCGATGCTCAGTCTGGGCGGCCTTGTTAGGGCGTCATATCGGTTTGCGACGCCTAGATCTTGAATTACTGACCCAAGCAATGCTGCTGAAGGATATCGGTAAGACACGACTCCCCGATGAAATCATCAGTAAAGATGAGCGCAGCCTGAATACTGAACAGCGTGTTATCTATCGAAAACACGTGGCGATGAGCGTGCAGCTTATCCGTCAAATCAGTGGCATTAACCCCAAGATTTTTCCGATTATCGGCGCCCATCGTGAACGTTATGACGGGTCTGGATATCCACGCCAACTAAAGGGTGACTCTATTCCCTTGCTGGCGATTATTGGTGGTCTAGCCACGTATTACGACGAACTCACAAATCCGAGAGATATTCGTACATCGATTAGTCCATCGTCTGCTGTTAACTTGTTGTATGAAAAACGCAATACGCTGTTTCAGGAAGATATCGTTGTCGAATTTATACAGGCGCTGGGTTTATATCCTGCGGGCAGTATCGTCGAATTAAACACGGGCGAGCTTGCGGTGGTGGTGGAGCAGTATTCTGAGCGCCGGTTGAGGCCTCGAATTGTCGTTGTCACGGACAAACAAAAAACACCGTTAGCTAACATGAATTCAGTCGATTTGTTGGAAGATGCGCTAGCGCCTCAGGAGAAACAGCAACTCGACAAAAAATCAAAGCGCGCTAAGCTGCCTCTGGTTTATATTGTTCGCGACCTGCATCAGGATGAATATCCACTGGATCTCTTACGTGTTAAAGAAAAGCTATTTATTCCGAATAAAAAACGATTTGGATTCTTCAGCTTCAAGTGA
- the dapA_1 gene encoding 4-hydroxy-tetrahydrodipicolinate synthase yields MIEGSIVALVTPMTAEGQVDWSSLAELVDWHLAQGTDAIVAMGTTGESATLNVNEHLEVIKRVVDQVGKRIPVIAGTGANSTQEAIEWTQEAKKLNADACLLVTPYYNKPTQEGLYLHHKAINDAVAIPQMLYNVPGRTACDMLPETAIRISHLNNVIGIKEATGEPQRAREILARCADDFVVWSGDDGTFLDLMAEGARGNISVTANIAPETMSAVCKAALAGDMALARKLNEPLLALHDDLFLEANPIPVKWALWRMNRIANGIRLPLTWLSEEHQPAVEAALKKAGLV; encoded by the coding sequence ATGATTGAGGGCAGTATCGTTGCATTGGTTACACCAATGACTGCCGAGGGCCAGGTAGACTGGTCATCGCTTGCCGAATTGGTCGACTGGCACCTAGCGCAGGGCACTGATGCCATTGTTGCTATGGGAACGACCGGCGAATCGGCCACACTGAATGTCAATGAGCACCTTGAAGTTATTAAGCGTGTTGTTGATCAGGTGGGTAAACGTATTCCCGTGATTGCTGGCACCGGTGCCAATAGCACGCAGGAAGCGATAGAGTGGACGCAAGAAGCGAAAAAGTTAAATGCCGATGCCTGCTTGTTGGTAACTCCGTACTACAACAAGCCGACTCAGGAAGGTCTCTACCTTCATCACAAAGCCATTAACGATGCGGTTGCTATCCCTCAGATGCTATATAACGTTCCTGGTCGCACCGCTTGCGACATGCTGCCAGAAACCGCTATCCGTATTTCACATTTGAATAACGTTATCGGTATTAAAGAAGCGACCGGGGAGCCTCAGCGTGCCCGTGAAATCCTCGCTCGGTGTGCCGATGACTTTGTTGTTTGGTCTGGCGATGATGGAACTTTCCTTGATCTTATGGCCGAAGGTGCTCGGGGTAATATCTCGGTGACAGCTAACATTGCTCCCGAGACTATGTCTGCGGTTTGTAAGGCCGCGCTGGCAGGCGATATGGCGTTAGCGCGTAAGCTCAATGAGCCGCTGCTGGCATTGCATGATGATTTGTTCCTTGAAGCAAATCCGATACCAGTGAAGTGGGCTCTGTGGCGCATGAATCGTATTGCGAATGGAATTCGCCTGCCGTTAACTTGGCTTAGCGAAGAACATCAGCCCGCCGTAGAAGCGGCTCTTAAAAAGGCAGGATTGGTTTAA
- the bamC gene encoding Outer membrane protein assembly factor BamC: MKSTSGVVSVISLATLLVTGCGGNEPTDEKGMMRDRKYDYRFIEETSRIKVPENLSSEALVDLYPVPELSPYAGTDFVYDLPMAPQAVGANRAAVSIQRLGAKEWVLTAFSPSQVWPRLKEFIAQQGLSVLSQNGAKGIIRAYQGAHVFEFDLDQGFQRNTSELQVTAVPGPDGLSEITFTKAQEYTRAAAQYFADLADKPTYSYAAQGISTDKKLEILQDRTGQKQLMLSIDQKRGLAALRDALASAGYKIDMMNAQSPDLTLLDVTYYPVKPENEKPGFWGKLFGEPADGFDKNAPYAGNQYLITMRSIKGKQIVNAELPAPKEGEDTERSPFEMRKEINYVILLLQKHMS; this comes from the coding sequence ATGAAATCTACAAGTGGTGTCGTATCGGTAATCTCTCTGGCTACTTTGCTGGTCACCGGGTGCGGGGGCAACGAGCCTACCGACGAAAAGGGAATGATGCGTGATCGCAAATACGACTACCGCTTTATCGAAGAAACCTCTCGCATTAAAGTCCCTGAAAATCTGAGCTCAGAAGCACTGGTTGATTTGTACCCAGTGCCTGAACTAAGCCCTTACGCAGGTACTGATTTTGTTTACGACTTGCCGATGGCGCCTCAGGCTGTTGGCGCGAACCGGGCTGCTGTTTCGATTCAGCGCCTGGGCGCAAAAGAATGGGTTTTAACGGCATTCTCTCCGAGTCAGGTGTGGCCCCGGCTAAAAGAGTTTATTGCGCAGCAGGGGCTGAGTGTACTGTCTCAAAATGGCGCCAAAGGTATTATTCGAGCCTATCAAGGTGCGCATGTTTTTGAATTCGACCTTGATCAAGGGTTTCAACGCAATACCTCAGAATTGCAGGTAACCGCTGTGCCGGGTCCGGACGGCTTATCTGAAATAACATTTACCAAAGCACAGGAATATACCCGTGCCGCGGCGCAGTATTTCGCTGACCTTGCTGATAAGCCAACCTATTCGTACGCAGCTCAAGGTATTAGTACGGATAAAAAGCTCGAAATACTCCAGGATCGCACCGGCCAGAAACAATTGATGCTCAGTATCGACCAGAAGCGTGGTCTTGCTGCGCTTCGTGATGCGCTGGCTTCTGCAGGTTACAAAATTGATATGATGAATGCGCAGTCGCCGGACTTGACGCTATTGGACGTAACTTATTATCCGGTAAAGCCGGAAAATGAGAAGCCAGGCTTCTGGGGTAAGTTATTTGGTGAGCCAGCGGATGGGTTTGATAAAAACGCACCGTATGCTGGCAATCAGTACTTGATCACAATGCGTTCTATCAAGGGTAAGCAAATCGTTAATGCTGAATTACCTGCACCTAAAGAGGGCGAGGACACCGAACGTTCTCCGTTTGAGATGCGTAAGGAAATCAATTACGTTATCTTGCTGCTGCAAAAACACATGAGTTAA
- the yycJ gene encoding Putative metallo-hydrolase YycJ, producing the protein MTFYPELVAVNPEIADTENPHKLLFCCLGSGSKGNATLVKYADTTVMIDCGFTYKHTIAQLEAFDIDPQSLDAVLVTHEHSDHIKGVRTLSRKLNIPVYLTHGTARSDKIKGAPELQYLVPDVALRIKDIEIIPVTVPHDAHEPCQFLLRAQGRQLGVVTDLGSISRHVQHMFDGCDALVLEANHDVQMLRTGPYPPSLKRRVESDWGHLSNEQAVAFLDALPILPSRLVLAHISEKNNCLSVVKNTFQRFESRIPTVVYACQNKGFDWLEV; encoded by the coding sequence ATGACGTTCTATCCTGAATTGGTCGCCGTGAATCCTGAAATAGCTGATACCGAAAACCCGCATAAACTGCTTTTTTGTTGCCTAGGTAGTGGTAGTAAAGGTAATGCAACGTTAGTGAAATATGCAGATACTACCGTCATGATTGATTGTGGTTTCACCTACAAACATACGATCGCTCAACTTGAAGCATTTGATATTGATCCGCAATCGCTGGATGCAGTTCTCGTTACCCATGAGCACTCTGATCATATCAAGGGTGTTCGTACACTTTCCCGAAAATTAAATATACCTGTCTATCTGACTCACGGAACTGCGCGCTCTGATAAAATCAAAGGTGCGCCAGAGCTACAATATCTGGTGCCGGATGTTGCGTTACGAATCAAGGATATCGAAATCATCCCTGTTACCGTGCCGCATGATGCTCATGAGCCATGTCAGTTTTTATTAAGGGCTCAAGGCAGGCAGTTGGGTGTGGTGACCGATTTAGGCAGCATTTCACGGCACGTTCAGCATATGTTTGACGGCTGTGATGCGCTGGTTTTGGAGGCAAATCATGACGTGCAGATGTTGCGTACTGGGCCGTATCCGCCGTCATTGAAGCGCCGTGTTGAAAGTGATTGGGGGCATTTAAGCAACGAGCAAGCTGTGGCCTTTTTGGATGCTTTACCAATCCTACCGAGCAGGTTGGTACTTGCGCATATCAGTGAAAAAAACAATTGTTTGAGCGTCGTTAAAAACACATTTCAGCGCTTTGAATCGCGCATTCCGACCGTTGTTTACGCGTGTCAGAATAAGGGATTTGACTGGCTGGAAGTTTAA
- the can gene encoding Carbonic anhydrase 2 yields the protein MLSDLIKFNKRWSESIARQDPTYFETLSESQAPEYLWIGCSDSRVPAESILGLKPGELFVHRNVANQIQVDDNNSMSVLQFAVTALKVKHIIVCGHSGCGGINASLNRAGTDYLEGWLKPIVQIADENQAVLDTIEDESERVFELARMNVRYQIKLLKSHPIVNEAWAAGSELNLHGWMFDICTGQLEDLKVSCSGN from the coding sequence ATGTTAAGTGATTTGATTAAATTCAATAAGCGCTGGTCCGAGTCGATCGCACGTCAGGATCCAACGTACTTTGAAACATTGAGTGAATCGCAGGCACCTGAATATTTGTGGATCGGCTGTTCCGATAGCCGCGTACCTGCAGAATCCATTTTGGGTCTTAAGCCGGGTGAGTTGTTTGTGCATCGGAATGTCGCCAATCAAATTCAAGTTGATGACAACAACTCCATGTCGGTACTGCAATTCGCGGTGACGGCCTTAAAGGTTAAACACATCATCGTATGTGGGCATTCGGGTTGCGGAGGTATAAACGCGTCCCTGAATCGGGCTGGTACTGATTATCTTGAAGGCTGGTTAAAGCCGATAGTGCAAATTGCTGATGAGAATCAGGCAGTGCTTGATACCATTGAAGACGAATCCGAGCGTGTGTTTGAATTAGCGCGCATGAATGTGCGCTATCAAATTAAGCTTCTCAAAAGTCACCCGATAGTCAATGAAGCGTGGGCAGCAGGAAGTGAGCTTAATCTCCACGGTTGGATGTTTGATATTTGTACTGGCCAGTTGGAAGACCTTAAGGTTTCCTGTTCGGGGAATTAA
- the rsmJ gene encoding Ribosomal RNA small subunit methyltransferase J codes for MQSLAWVAPFEIVDDDLLADIEQLSLPRVVDQKDALLKGYTYVLSQHDHLLHVVPADKKLGGPVNCNFDSGAASFRRKNAGIKQEIARACGLKKDIRPSILDATTGLGGDAFVLASLGSHVTMIEQNPVVHLLLKSGLRAGSVSEDGALSSIISEKMRLAACQSSLDFFAELHAESFDVVYLDPMFPDRRKSAKVKKGMQYFHDIVGIDSAQEPELLAKALLIAGKRVVVKRPKQAPYLADQKPSLEMSSKTIRYDVYLTN; via the coding sequence ATGCAATCACTTGCTTGGGTCGCCCCCTTTGAAATAGTTGACGATGATCTACTCGCTGATATCGAACAGCTGTCGCTGCCGCGTGTTGTCGATCAAAAAGATGCATTATTGAAGGGCTATACCTACGTTCTTTCGCAACATGATCATTTGTTGCATGTCGTGCCTGCTGATAAAAAGTTGGGTGGGCCGGTTAACTGCAATTTTGATTCAGGTGCGGCCTCATTTCGGCGCAAAAATGCCGGTATCAAACAGGAAATTGCCAGAGCCTGTGGTTTAAAAAAGGACATTCGTCCGTCGATACTCGATGCCACTACGGGGTTGGGTGGTGATGCATTTGTTCTGGCGTCACTCGGGTCTCATGTGACCATGATTGAGCAGAATCCGGTGGTACATCTTCTGCTTAAATCCGGCCTTCGGGCGGGGTCAGTTAGTGAAGATGGCGCGCTATCCTCAATTATTTCTGAAAAAATGCGGCTGGCTGCCTGTCAGTCATCGCTCGATTTTTTTGCCGAGCTGCACGCTGAATCCTTCGATGTGGTTTATCTCGACCCGATGTTCCCCGATCGACGTAAGTCTGCGAAGGTGAAGAAGGGAATGCAGTATTTTCATGATATTGTGGGTATTGATTCTGCACAAGAGCCAGAGCTGCTTGCGAAGGCCTTGCTTATTGCAGGTAAGCGAGTCGTGGTGAAGCGGCCCAAACAAGCGCCTTATCTTGCTGATCAAAAACCGAGTCTTGAGATGTCGTCGAAAACCATTCGGTATGACGTCTATCTGACGAACTAG